A window from Nycticebus coucang isolate mNycCou1 chromosome X, mNycCou1.pri, whole genome shotgun sequence encodes these proteins:
- the LOC128576741 gene encoding melanoma-associated antigen B3-like: protein MPQRQKTKLRTYKKGYQAQGVGRTRSRKGANSKAEKKQRSSEATASAAKSQKDPLRNITSVLVHFLMHMHKMKKPVTKAEMLKLMKKKYKGHFPEILKRATFTIEIVFGVDLKEVDSAKESYVLVSKMDLPNNGTVTRGKGYPKTGLLMNLLGLIFLKGNRATEEDIWEFLNKMRVFAGQKHFIFGEPKKLITQLVKLKYLECRQIPNSDPARYEFLWGPRALAETSKMRVLEYWAMVNHRDPRTFHSWYEEALRDEEERIQNAVRSSVIAEITEPENVSESDLVELPTFSEAEFQQLMFEEDSQWE, encoded by the coding sequence GTGTTGGTCGCACAAGATCACGCAAAGGAGCCAACAGCAAAGCTGAGAAGAAGCAAAGATCCTCTGAGGCCACAGCCTCTGCTGCAAAGTCTCAAAAAGACCCCCTTAGAAACATAACCAGTGTGCTGGTACATTTCCTGATGCATATGCACAAAATGAAAAAGCCTGTTACCAAGGCGGAAATGCTGAAGCTTATGAAAAAGAAGTATAAGGGTCACTTCCCTGAGATACTGAAAAGGGCCACTTTCACTATAGAGATAGTATTTGGTGTTGATTTAAAGGAAGTTGATTCTGCCAAGGAATCCTATGTCCTTGTCAGCAAAATGGACCTCCCTAACAATGGGACGGTCACTCGTGGTAAGGGGTATCCCAAAACTGGTCTCCTGATGAATCTCCTGGGCCTGATCTTCTTGAAGGGCAACCGTGCCACTGAGGAGGACATTTGGGAATTCCTAAATAAGATGAGGGTATTTGCTGGTCAGAAACACTTCATATTTGGGGAGCCAAAGAAGCTCATCACCCAACTGGTGAAGCTTAAATACTTAGAGTGCCGGCAGATCCCCAACAGTGATCCTGCACGCTATGAATTCCTCTGGGGACCCAGAGCCCTTGCAGAAACCAGTAAAATGAGAGTCTTAGAGTATTGGGCCATGGTCAATCACAGAGACCCCAGAACTTTCCATTCCTGGTATGAAGAAGCTTTAAGAGATGAGGAAGAGAGAATCCAAAATGCAGTTAGATCCTCAGTGATAGCAGAAATAACAGAGCCAGAGAATGTTTCAGAATCTGACCTAGTAGAACTTCCCACATTTAGTGAAGCTGAGTTCCAGCAGTTAATGTTTGAAGAGGACAGTCAGTGGGAGTAG